In a single window of the Hippocampus zosterae strain Florida chromosome 6, ASM2543408v3, whole genome shotgun sequence genome:
- the LOC127602708 gene encoding gastrula zinc finger protein XlCGF8.2DB-like isoform X2, which translates to MFTNDVQQLLATTSSCELPQPLHVKEEAEEPLPPQVKEDDHPQPPHVKVEEEEFDVSHLPLNVVIVKREDDKDELAEWSQRHRRSPSGGAPLGELSAPMSCSDDGEDASDVDCEDRDKDSEKKMGKERFGCSVCGKSFLYKCILTRHMRRHTGEKPFGCLVCAKRFTQKVHMESHARTHTGEKPFTCSVCSKTFAQKGTMSRHMTTHAGRPPDELPDPLSHDDDTTEPLRSPNPLNCSVCGERFHHNVALIAHAAMHVGGKPFTCSICAKSFSRRHHLKEHVWTHREEKRFSCSVCGEGFRYKHNLTPHMRTHTGEKPFACSVCHERFSHKYNMTRHMATHAKEKPFSCSVCGDTFAHKITWILHKATHTQKHNGE; encoded by the exons ATGTTTACAAATG ATGTCCAGCAGCTGCTGGCTACAACCTCCAGTTGCGAGCTACCGCAGCCCCTCCACGTTAAAGAGGAAGCGGAGGAGCCACTACCCCCCCAAGTTAAAGAAGATGACCATCCACAGCCCCCCCATGTCAAAGTGGAAGAGGAGGAGTTTGACGTCAGCCACTTGCCGCTGAACGTCGTCATCGTAAAGCGCGAAGACGACAAAGACGAATTGGCCGAGTGGTCGCAACGTCATCGGCGCAGCCCGAGTGGAGGAGCGCCACTCGGCGAGCTCTCGGCTCCGATGTCCTGCAGTGACGATGGGGAAGATGCGAGCGATGTGGACTGCGAAGATCGGGACAAAGACTCCGAAAAGAAGATGGGTAAAGAACGTTTCGGGTGCTCGGTTTGCGGCAAAAGCTTTTTGTACAAGTGCATTTTGACCCGACACATGCGAAggcacacgggagaaaaacccttCGGTTGCCTGGTTTGTGCGAAAAGATTTACTCAAAAGGTGCATATGGAATCACACGCCAGGACacacacgggagagaaacccTTCACTTGCTCAGTTTGTTCCAAAACGTTTGCCCAAAAAGGAACCATGAGTAGACACATGACGACACACGCGGGACGACCGCCGGACGAGCTTCCGGATCCACTCTCGCATGATGACGACACGACGGAACCTTTGAGGAGCCCAAACCCTTTGAATTGTTCAGTCTGCGGTGAGCGATTCCATCACAACGTGGCTTTGATTGCGCATGCGGCGATGCACGTGGGAGGAAAACCTTTCACATGCTCCATTTGCGCAAAAAGCTTTTCCCGCCGGCACCATTTGAAAGAGCACGTGTGGACGCACCGGGAGGAGAAGCGCTTCAGCTGCTCGGTTTGCGGCGAAGGCTTCAGGTACAAGCACAATTTGACGCCGCACATGAGGACGCATacgggagaaaaacctttcGCTTGCTCCGTTTGCCACGAGCGCTTCTCCCACAAGTACAACATGACGAGGCACATGGCGACGCACGCCAAAGAAAAACCTTTTAGTTGTTCAGTTTGCGGTGACACGTTTGCTCACAAGATCACTTGGATTTTACACAAGGCGACGCACACGCAGAAACACAACGGTGAATAA
- the LOC127602708 gene encoding zinc finger protein OZF-like isoform X1, with amino-acid sequence MMACAEGQLCRAREENGRQHQGAIFSTPIVYVQDVQQLLATTSSCELPQPLHVKEEAEEPLPPQVKEDDHPQPPHVKVEEEEFDVSHLPLNVVIVKREDDKDELAEWSQRHRRSPSGGAPLGELSAPMSCSDDGEDASDVDCEDRDKDSEKKMGKERFGCSVCGKSFLYKCILTRHMRRHTGEKPFGCLVCAKRFTQKVHMESHARTHTGEKPFTCSVCSKTFAQKGTMSRHMTTHAGRPPDELPDPLSHDDDTTEPLRSPNPLNCSVCGERFHHNVALIAHAAMHVGGKPFTCSICAKSFSRRHHLKEHVWTHREEKRFSCSVCGEGFRYKHNLTPHMRTHTGEKPFACSVCHERFSHKYNMTRHMATHAKEKPFSCSVCGDTFAHKITWILHKATHTQKHNGE; translated from the coding sequence ATGTCCAGCAGCTGCTGGCTACAACCTCCAGTTGCGAGCTACCGCAGCCCCTCCACGTTAAAGAGGAAGCGGAGGAGCCACTACCCCCCCAAGTTAAAGAAGATGACCATCCACAGCCCCCCCATGTCAAAGTGGAAGAGGAGGAGTTTGACGTCAGCCACTTGCCGCTGAACGTCGTCATCGTAAAGCGCGAAGACGACAAAGACGAATTGGCCGAGTGGTCGCAACGTCATCGGCGCAGCCCGAGTGGAGGAGCGCCACTCGGCGAGCTCTCGGCTCCGATGTCCTGCAGTGACGATGGGGAAGATGCGAGCGATGTGGACTGCGAAGATCGGGACAAAGACTCCGAAAAGAAGATGGGTAAAGAACGTTTCGGGTGCTCGGTTTGCGGCAAAAGCTTTTTGTACAAGTGCATTTTGACCCGACACATGCGAAggcacacgggagaaaaacccttCGGTTGCCTGGTTTGTGCGAAAAGATTTACTCAAAAGGTGCATATGGAATCACACGCCAGGACacacacgggagagaaacccTTCACTTGCTCAGTTTGTTCCAAAACGTTTGCCCAAAAAGGAACCATGAGTAGACACATGACGACACACGCGGGACGACCGCCGGACGAGCTTCCGGATCCACTCTCGCATGATGACGACACGACGGAACCTTTGAGGAGCCCAAACCCTTTGAATTGTTCAGTCTGCGGTGAGCGATTCCATCACAACGTGGCTTTGATTGCGCATGCGGCGATGCACGTGGGAGGAAAACCTTTCACATGCTCCATTTGCGCAAAAAGCTTTTCCCGCCGGCACCATTTGAAAGAGCACGTGTGGACGCACCGGGAGGAGAAGCGCTTCAGCTGCTCGGTTTGCGGCGAAGGCTTCAGGTACAAGCACAATTTGACGCCGCACATGAGGACGCATacgggagaaaaacctttcGCTTGCTCCGTTTGCCACGAGCGCTTCTCCCACAAGTACAACATGACGAGGCACATGGCGACGCACGCCAAAGAAAAACCTTTTAGTTGTTCAGTTTGCGGTGACACGTTTGCTCACAAGATCACTTGGATTTTACACAAGGCGACGCACACGCAGAAACACAACGGTGAATAA
- the LOC127602101 gene encoding gastrula zinc finger protein xFG20-1-like: MASYEGRLCRAMEEDEQEQNDVFSPPVVLYTQDGQEELLPQPNVIGAAADPKLLHVKEEEEEMDVSQLPLNVVVVKSEDDQDEAFDFSQLHQRSPSGGPPADDDNDDDGGDDVTPSLQDPTDVEADARESEFICSVCGESFIEADRFRHMKTHSGEKLFICSVCGLTFKEKVALIVHKITHTAENPFTCSVCGKVYLIKDYLNKHMKIHTGEKPHTCSACGEKFAHKATLIAHTATHTGEKPFTCSLCDKNFSYKSDLTKHMRTHTGEKPFGCSVCGERFARKVSLIAHTAAHTGEKPFTCSICGESLSYRHSLNTHMRTHTGEKPFTCSVCGESFARKENLVAHMRRHTGEKPYTCSLCGKNFSHKSAMSRHQRAHTDEKALTCTLCDDRFLKRAGLTAHMRKHKTEIRKNDATNNMKMLKELVRKRLLAAADEIFGLFESTIASYEEQLCRAREENERQRRLGDVWPKTRVQDPDQLSLVIKEEEDTTRSSHVKEEDEEADVGELPLNVVVVVKSEDDQQSGSPQADLLRFPSGERRGGSQQHMLLLPLSENEQPLRSDADCEDDDNRFPHSEKDSTDMRCATGKKSFTCSVCGKIFARKEHMKKHMRTHTGEKPFRCSVCGEEFTQKVSLTAHTATHTGEKPFACSLCGETYSYKHSLNAHMQTHTGEKPFCCSICGKRFPQKPNMIKHMRTHTGEKPFCCAVCGDAFAHKFSLSVHMRKHTGEKPFRCSVCSDTFAHRFSLNVHMRTHTGEKPFGCTVCGKIFSQRAHVVAHMRTHTGEKPFTCSLCDKSYFKKCSLTTHMRKHNGDLSKNCWPYNLRGEFYKYLIFIYNGTFKKNGQEPSGRKTLAVKMLKEFVRKRLMAAADEIIELFESTIASYAEQLCRAREENERHRRHLEAVRPKSHIRDQDPQPPCLKEEEEHVDVSNMPITFVAVKNEDDEDKPPESSSQIHHRSPSVGPEANVAADNHLAALSHIEDTEESSRSGTDCEGDDKRSKKEAPKRFVCSVCGEKFARKSNMAAHMRTHTGEKPFCCSVCGETFARKVSLTGHAVTHTGEKPFTCSVCGERFAYNYNLTRHMHTHTGEKPFTCSVCGKIFNQRANMVAHMRTHTGEKPFQCSLCGDRFAHRVSLIAHTATHTGQKPFLCSVCGESFSYKYSLTAHMRKHQGQ; this comes from the exons ATGGCGTCTTACGAGGGGCGACTTTGTCGAGCGATGGAAGAGGACGAGCAAGAGCAGAACGACGTTTTCTCGCCTCCGGTCGTGCTGTACACCCAAG ATGGCCAAGAAGAACTTTTGCCGCAGCCCAACGTCATCGGGGCGGCAGCCGATCCTAAACTGCTCCACgttaaggaggaagaggaggagatggaCGTCAGCCAGTTGCCGCTGAACGTCGTCGTGGTGAAGAGCGAGGACGACCAGGACGAGGCGTTTGACTTCTCGCAGCTTCATCAACGCAGTCCAAGCGGAGGCCCACCAGCAGACGACGACAACGACGACGACGGTGGCGACGACGTCACCCCCTCCCTACAGGATCCAACCGACGTGGAAGCGGACGCACGCGAGAGCGAGTTCATTTGCTCGGTTTGCGGGGAAAGCTTCATCGAGGCGGACAGGTTTCGCCACATGAAAACGCACAGCGGCGAGAAACTTTTCATCTGTTCCGTTTGCGGCCTGACGTTCAAAGAAAAGGTTGCCCTGATCGTGCACAAAATAACGCACACGGCGGAAAATCCGTTCACGTGCTCGGTTTGCGGCAAAGTCTATTTGATTAAAGACTACTTGAATAAGCACATGAAAATCCACACCGGAGAAAAACCTCACACTTGCTCCGCCTGCGGGGAGAAGTTTGCTCACAAGGCCACTCTGATCGCCCACACGGCGacgcacacgggagagaaacccTTCACGTGCTCCCTTTGCGACAAAAACTTTTCTTACAAGTCCGACTTGACCAAgcacatgagaacgcacacgggagaaaaacccttCGGTTGCTCGGTGTGCGGCGAGAGGTTTGCCCGCAAGGTCTCGTTGATCGCGCACACGGCGGCGCACACGGGGGAAAAACCTTTCACGTGTTCCATTTGCGGCGAGAGCCTCTCCTATCGACACAGTTTGAACACGCACATGCGGACGCACACCGGAGAAAAACCTTTCACTTGCTCGGTTTGCGGCGAAAGCTTCGCCCGCAAAGAAAATCTGGTGGCGCACATGAGAAGACACACGGGAGAAAAGCCGTATACGTGTTCGCTGTGCGGGAAAAACTTTTCTCACAAGTCGGCCATGAGTAGACACCAGAGGGCCCACACCGACGAAAAAGCGTTGACGTGCACGCTTTGCGACGACAGGTTTTTGAAGAGGGCCGGTTTGACGGCGCACATGCGCAAACATAAGACAGAA ATACGTAAGAACGACGCGACAAACAACATGAAAATGTTGAAGGAGTTGGTGAGGAAGCGACTTCTTGCGGCCGCCGACGAAATCTTCGGCCTTTTTGAAAGCACCATCGCGTCGTACGAGGAGCAACTTTGTCGCGCCAGAGAGGAGAACGAGCGACAACGACGACTGGGCGACGTTTGGCCAAAAACTCGCGTCCAAG ACCCGGATCAGCTGTCTCTGGTcatcaaagaggaagaggacaCGACACGGTCCTCTCATGTCAAAGAAGAGGACGAGGAGGCTGACGTCGGCGAGTTGCCGCTCAATGTGGTGGTTGTGGTTAAGAGTGAAGACGACCAACAGTCCGGCTCACCCCAGGCTGATCTCCTCCGCTTTCCAAGTGGGGAGCGCCGCGGAGGATCACAACAACATATGCTCTTGCTTCCACTGTCTGAAAACGAACAACCTTTGAGGAGCGATGCAGATTGTGAAGATGACGACAATCGCTTCCCGCACTCCGAAAAGGACTCGACTGATATGAGATGTGCAACAGGTAAAAAAAGTTTCACCTGCTCGGTTTGCGGTAAAATATTTGCTCGGAAGGAACATATGAAAAAACACATGAGAACACATACCGGGGAAAAACCCTTTCGTTGCTCCGTTTGTGGTGAGGAATTTACTCAGAAAGTCTCTTTGACTGCGCACACGGCGAcacacacgggagaaaaacctttcGCCTGCTCACTCTGCGGCGAAACCTATTCTTATAAGCACAGTTTGAACGCgcacatgcagacacacacgggagaaaaacccttCTGTTGCTCCATTTGCGGGAAAAGATTCCCTCAAAAGCCAAACATGATCAAGCACATGAGGacgcacacgggagagaaacctttttgcTGCGCCGTTTGCGGTGACGCGTTTGCGCACAAGTTCTCCTTGAGTGTGCACATGCGGAAacacacgggagagaaacctttCCGCTGCTCCGTGTGCAGCGACACCTTTGCCCACAGGTTCTCCTTAAATGTGCACATGCGGacgcacacgggggagaaacctTTCGGTTGTACGGTTTGCGGGAAAATCTTCTCCCAAAGGGCACACGTGGTCGCGCACATGAGAActcacactggagaaaaacccTTCACCTGCTCCCTTTGTGATAAAAGCTACTTCAAGAAGTGCAGCTTGACGACACACATGCGGAAACACAACGGCGA tttgtccaaaaactgttggcCGTACAATCTCCGCGGCGAGTTTTACAAGTATTTGATCTTTATTTACAACGGAACGTTCAAAAAGAACGGCCAAGAG CCGAGCGGACGAAAAACGCTTGCTGTCAAAATGTTGAAGGAGTTTGTAAGGAAGCGACTCATGGCGGCCGCCGACGAAATCATCGAACTCTTTGAAAGCACCATCGCGTCGTACGCGGAGCAACTTTGTCGCGCCAGAGAGGAGAACGAGCGACACCGACGCCACCTGGAAGCCGTTCGCCCAAAAAGTCACATCCGAG ACCAGGATCCGCAGCCTCCCTGCctcaaagaggaagaggagcatgTGGATGTCAGCAACATGCCGATCACTTTTGTCGCTGTGAAGAACGAAGACGACGAGGACAAGCCGCCCGAGTCGTCGTCGCAGATTCACCATCGCAGTCCAAGCGTAGGACCGGAAGCGAACGTGGCGGCGGACAACCACTTGGCGGCGCTCTCACATATCGAAGACACCGAGGAATCATCGAGGAGCGGCACGGACTGCGAAGGTGACGACAAACGCTCCAAAAAGGAAGCGCCGAAGCGTTTCGTCTGCTCGGTTTGTGGCGAAAAGTTCGCCCGCAAGTCAAACATGGCGGCGCACATGCGAacgcacacgggggagaaacctTTCTGTTGTTCCGTTTGCGGCGAAACTTTTGCGCGCAAGGTCTCCTTGACGGGACACGCCGTCacgcacacgggagagaaacctttCACCTGCTCCGTTTGCGGCGAAAGATTTGCTTATAATTACAATTTGACccgacacatgcacacgcacacgggagaaaagCCCTTCACGTGCTCCGTTTGCGGGAAAATATTCAACCAGAGGGCCAATATGGTCGCgcacatgagaacgcacacgggagaaaaacctttcCAGTGTTCACTTTGTGGCGATCGCTTTGCTCACCGCGTCTCGTTGATCGCGCACACGGCCACACACACGGGACAAAAGCCCTTTctgtgctcagtttgtggcgAAAGTTTTTCTTATAAGTACAGTTTGACCGCACACATGCGCAAACATCAAGGACagtga